The stretch of DNA GCTTAGCTCTTAAGAGctttttataattcatttttttttttttaaaaacactgaggaTTCTTTTCTGGGAATTCATCATGTTTGGTTTCATTGTCTGACTGCTGTGAGCGTTAACTTTATATTAAGCtttacttatttacattttacagatacAGGGTTTTCAAAATCATGACATTTCACAGAGGTGTAATAGTTAACCACATGACGTTGGTCCTATGCTTGTGTCTGTCCGATTCCAAGGCACAGGTTTGGTCGAAGACTTTAGAGCCATCACTGAGTACAATAAACAAAAGGTGACAACAGACTCAAACGTAAAACTTGAGTTCAGCTACATAGTGTTGCCAGTGCTGGTGGAACCTGAATTCAAATGCAAAACACTTTTCTGCCAGTTTTATACTCATATGACCTGCGTATACGTGACGGGAGGAAAACAGCTACTCCTCTAGCACCTCGGCTAAAAATTAAGAGTTTAAGCTCTGTCAAGTCAGCTGTATTGGATGATCCTGTGCATATTACATTGGCACGACTTGTTTACAAACGGAACTTGTGAATCCAGAAATCAATTAAATATTTGACCCATTTATCTGtagaaacaatttaaatatgaaatgtaaCCCATCTCTTGGTCTTTTATTTAGAAGTTGAgctgtaacaaaaaaagaaagaaaagaaaatccctGAATTAAGACACAGTGTTTCATCTGAGCGTCACATACCTAGTTGCAAAGAAACAGTAACACAGGAATCCTACAGGGTAAATTAGGCAGAAAATTCCTCTGAACTGCAATTCAAAccttattaaattaaattctacactaaaatatttaattaaaatattattaatatttatttatttaacaacattaaaaaaggtAAAGCAAAGAGCAAATCGGCTTGCATCTGACTGGAATGTCTTTTCCAACTCCTTTAGATTTGGTAAAAtaagttgaaatgttttttcaaaaacaggaatgccagaaagatttaaaaaaaaaaaaaaaaaaaaaaaaaaaaagaaaagaaaacttcagCTTCTCTAGCTGTAATCaacctttaaaacaaattcCTTTTAAACAAAGTGTACCTGAATGTGGCTAAACCTCGTTAACTGAACTTCAGCTCCTTGTGAACTATTGCACGTTCCACATCCACGGCACCATGTGTCAGTAATATTATCAAACATAGGGAAGAATCCAACAAAATCAAAGTCTTTTTACACTTTATGTGCCGCCATCTTCACAAGTCCGCCACGTTTTTACCTGGAAGATGTCACACTCCGTCATGAAACTGCTGGTTTCACACTCAGTGGCGACTGAGCACAGGTGTCCAAGGTCCAAGGTGCTTAAAAGGTTTCCTAACgcagctgcaaaaaaaataaaaaaaagaaagaaaaagaagctgcTCGGCACCCTCGTCCTTGCAACCGCCCTAGTCTGCAATTTCACTGTAGTAGTACTTGTGGGCAGTGCTGCTAAGCATCCAACCTCCAGCCCTGAACTCCAGgatctccagcagcagcagacggGCCATTGAGGTGAGGCCCTCCTGGAGCAGGAAGCCGTCCCGCAGCAGGAAGAACAGCTCGTCCATCCGCTGGCCGTTCACTTTCTCCAGCTGCTCGCCAATGCGATGAAGCTGCAGCACCAGGCAGTCCACCTGCAGGGGGAGGCGGAGGAGACATCTCAGCTACACACTGACTCTTTAAGGTCTGACTTCTTTAACTGCATTCTCTCATGAAATTTGATGACTTTAAGCCTGATATGACACTTaaaaattccacaaaaacaaaaggatgtGAATTACAAAAATACTTATACGCTTGTGCACAcatttgttaatatttacaACATAAACAATGTGGAACCGAGTCAAAATATTACAACAGAATGTGTGTCCGGTATTATATTGTAGATATAACACCAGGGCTGACTTGGGGGCTTCATGCGTGGAGTTTGCAATTTCCTGAGAATTCCTCTCATATGTTGGACATTATAAATACtcctcaaaattaaaaacacattgcaCAGCTCTTCTCCAGCGCACCCTGCTTTAGTCAGCAAATGCGTctgaataaacacatttttattcagcTCTTTTGATGCCTTGTATTGAACATGGGGATATTCAATCTTTTTACCCATGAATGGCTTCAGATGAAAGACTATATTTCCTAAAGAATATTCTGGAAAGATGGTTGGAATATCACATAGTGACCTTTTAACGTTCTGACATGAAAATATTCTTTGacaagtttttaatattttttgtaggTTGAATGTAagttgaatgtctttttttttttttaagtcttcttTGAATTTGTAGTTTGAGTTGATGATAATCACTTAAACTACTGACAAAGTTTAGAGATGACAGCAATTATGGCTGGATATTTAATATGACTATCATTTAAAGTCtttgatttgacaaaatgttttagtATCTAAAATAAAGCATGTTGCTGAATTGTTGTCTGTGCCAAAACGTGTTCTATCATAGTTTCACGTAAAACTTAAAACTGATTTTGTGTATGGAAACAAAGtactagaattaccgcctcgtGGTTGTACGCCTTTGCCAACCAGTCAActtgcagtttacatccatgtctgtccagactcacaTAATATATGAAGTGAGGAATTtgaataaattttattttttaaaaaagtatattttaatcataattaacgtatgaattcttgagttttttgtgaggtcacagtgaccttgacctttgacctccaaaaatccaatcagttcatcttcgaatccaagtgaatgtttgtgccaaatttgaaaaaaaattccctcaaggcgttcctgagatattgtgTTCACGAGAAtgagacagacggacagacaacCCAAAAACACAAAGCCCTGGCCACGGCTTTCGCCAGCGTGGAGCCGTTAAGCCTAGAATGTCAACTTCTTTCAAGAAAAccgtagtttttttttgtcttggttAACAAAATAATTCGAAGTGAAAAACGAGTTCTTGGTATTAAAAAGGGTTCAAGTTGCAAAACCCCTGCTCTAAAAAAccccatttaaaaaatgtgaaggtACAAATAACAGGCTCCCTATTAGCAGAATACATAACATCAAAGAAAAGGGAACTTTGTTGTATATCAGGATGTTAAAAACTTTGAACCACTCGGAAGCTTGTAATTCGAAGGTTGTGATGTAATGCCCTTATTTAAATCTGTCTTGTAATTTTTGTATCCACTAAAAATAACTGTCTTGTAGATATAATTTCTGGACGATGTCCTTGGTGATTTATCAGTCACATGACTGATCAACGGACTGTATATAGACAAGACAGTCAAATATGTTTGGTGAATACAGCACGGTGTCCTGGGGACGACCACAGTTTGATTTTGATGGACTTGCACTGAATCTCTCACCtcactggccaaaaaaaataaaataaataaaaaataaataaataaataaataaatatttttaaaaaagattgcTCATCAATACTAAAAGGTTCCATGTGGAGTTTTTGAGCACTAGTCGTGCTCTGCAGTTTTTCTACGAGCGGGTCCCCTTTTTTCACACTATTCAACTGAACTACAGGAGGCGGTAATGCACCAAGAAATGCAGAGatgtgccaacaaaggcagggaagaagaagacagcaAGTTAATAAACATAGATGTAAACCACACTGGAATCAAACTTAAGTAAAATCAGCTTTACAGAGGTttgatgagaaagaaaaaaaacaaaacaactatgATGTTTGTTAGAACTCAAGGATGAAAATGCCTCCaatactgaatgtaaacataatttgtttgattttttccCAGCAAAACTTCACAGGGCACCTTTCAGATGGGACAAATTTTTCAACTAGCATAATATCTATTAATATCAATACTGTTCTTATAACAAAAAGGAACAGTAGTTCTCATGTATGATATACAAGCGTTAggtccaaaaaaacaaaaacaaaaacaaaacaagtgctacagagaaaaagtgagtcGATTTAGAGGAATTTAATGATTTTACctaataaaatgtatataacaaaagaagaaataaccACATGCTCTTCCTCACCTCTTCCTCATTCATTAGAGCATCCGGTTGGGCCAGCCTCATCAGACAGTCATAGACAGGATGGACCAGGGCCACCATCGGCATGTCGTTCACCTAAATGTCAACATATACATAGAGAGTGTTGACAGCAGCTGActgttaataatattaaaaagagCACAACTCTCACTGAGGCAACTGCATTAAGTCCTTGCCTATGCTTTCCCTTTTCACACAAGTGAAGAATGAACATCGGCTGTCACTACAAAAGCCACCTGAGTAAACTGACAGAGCTAAACAACAGGCCATTATACAGGATGAAACCTGAGTCAGCCTCCTGTTGATGTTGAAGGGTGCTGGGGCCACACCCTCCAGGCTCATTTCCTTTCTGTACAAGCGAGgtgttaaatatgaagcacTGACGGGAGCACATCAGTGTCAGTGGTTTTGAGAAGTTTTAGGAAATTTAAACCTGCTACATTGACCACAAGTTGTAATCAAAGACATCACGATGTGACAGCTagatacagaaaatacacagaagGCATTTGACAGAGGCTTTGATCCAGAGTAAATTAACAATGCTGCTTTTTATTCAGGATTAAGACATGACAACATCTGACAACTCTCTGGCTCTTACTTACTTTGAGGTAGTCAAAGATGTTACAGATGAACGTGACGTAGCACACCCACTCCTGCAGCGAGCGGCCCCGGGTCTCCTCGCGGCCCTTGAACTCCTGCTGCAGTCGGTTCAACAAGTTTCTCCTGAACACGTTTCCATTGCTCTGCTTGGCCTCGGCCTGCGTGGCGTGACCaagagcgagggagggagagagacagagagagagagtcagataATATCGGGTGAAGTATGGACAAAAAGTCAGGAAACACAGCGGTGTAGGTACAATGGCTTAAAAGCCTCCCATTGCTCGAATGTGATCTACCAGTTAGGCATTGATGAGTTAAGAGGATTATGAATTTGGTTCAAAGAGGCTCAATCAGATGTTTAAGTCTTGTTCTAGTTTCTTAAATCCCTCTGCCTCAATGGCGCTCAGTGTCTTAGCTAATGCACTGCTGTAAACAAGCTAACACGGAGAACAGCCCCTCAAACTGCTGCGAGTATGAACCTGCACAATGGTGTAGCAGATGCGTCCGGCCTCTTTGCTGAAAACCTGGTCCTTCAAAGACTGATCCACAATGATGTTGGAGACCTTCTCCAGGTTCACTGCACCTGGatctgaaagaaacaaaaatgtgtttacaaaagGATTGTTTGAGATGCTCATCATCCACACAATGAATGCAGAGAAGAGTacagttagaaaaaaagaaagaaagaaaaaagctgacCTTTCAaggctgttttcagcaacaCCTGTGTGTCCTGGTCAAAAGACTGGATCCTGTAGTCTTCAGTGGAGTTTTCCATTATAGACGGTAGCACTCAAATTAGACCTGAGAGCTGTCCTGTCAAGCTGTGAAGATCCGACGACACGTTTTAGTTTTGCGCTTTGGAACAGCCAAACGTATGACAGGTGTTTTCAAAGGAAATACAAGCTCTCCCAAACACAGATTAAGGCTCTGCTCCAGGCCTGGGGCACACATTATATTACAGACGGAGACCAGAGGACAATTTGTGGGACAACAATAACCACGAAATCCTGTACTGTCATCAAACCGGCTGCTCCCCACAGCTCATTCACTGAGGGATAGGAGGGATTACACCGGCAAACTCGGGTCAACTAAAAGGTCACTCAAAACCCCAAATCAATAGATTTAACTCACAACACAAGAACAAAGTATGCTTTCCTGTGTAGCGATATATTGAACACCAATGTGTTAGCCACGCAGCCACTACAAGTAGCCAACTGCATGTAGCGTTAACGTTAGCTCAACTTGGGTAACGTTATTTTGGTCTCTTTGGGTTAACGAGTGTAAATGTAACGTTAACACAGTTTAGTTGTCCTGTAAAGACACTGATAGAAACCGTTAACCGAGAGTGAATTAGCTAGCGTGCCTGTTAATGCGAGTTAGCGTCAAGTTTTATACCCATCCCACATTTACGTTTCAGCCGCCcgccaaaacaaacaaaaacgtgaAAACTACACATTGAGAGAGTAGCAAAGGCAGATCACTTACATGGCGATGGTAAGGTGCGAAAACGTACCTGTTTCACGTCAATTCTTCACATCTACGCTGGTCTCTCCCGGGGTGGATGTAGACGTTAAGCAGACACAGCCTTTCAAAGCTGAAGTGTCACGCCAAGATGAATCCCTGCCTCCTtcgtcttcttcctcctcgtcttcctcctcctcttcttctttgaaGTTTTACCGCAGTTGGCATCCGCGTCGTTGCATTACTGCCACCTTCAGTTTATATTCTCCCTCAGTgtccattcttttcttttcttttttttttaagccgcCTGTCCACTCCACTCACCCTAAAAAACACGAGATAACCATTTCCTCCCTTGAACACTGTCTCCGCACCAACGTTGTCCTCCACCCGCCGTATTTTCCATAATTTCTTgtctttcctgtttcctgcaTGATATAAGGATATTAAGATTATTTGTTGTCAATTGTCGCGGCCTCGTGGCATAGATGGATGTTTTTCTACGATGTAAACATACCCACTCTGTCCTGGGTTGAGTGTAAATGGGTCCCTTATATGGCGCCAGCCCAGTGCTGTTGCCACTGTTGATTTACCCTTTTTTCCATACTATGCCTTTTTGTCTACGCTCTCGTTTCCCAGAACACCCGAATGTACAGGGATCCCCATGAATGtgataccccccccccttgcctAATTATTCTTGAGTCAGCAGACCAGGTTTCACTGAATCGCTCCATATTACCATGGTGCTGCAGCTGACCTGTTCAGTCCACTCTAATGCCACCAACACGGCATACAAATACAACACTATACGCACCGAAACGATCAGATATTCTCAAGTTAAATCTCACTAACCAGGCACATTAACTACAGACCCTGCTGCGTCTGTCTGCGGATCCTTTGATTCAGCCGTAAGTATTCACTTGGTTAAATCCGCGGTTTTATCACGGCGCTTAATGGTGTTTAGCTTGGTGTTGATGGTGTGGTTTTTACCGGCTGTGACCGCTAGAGGGCGGTTATAGTCGCATGGCGCCACGCGACATGGTATGTCGATAAATGCGCTGCCTTCCTTTATTCTGATTAGCTTCGATAAAACAGCACATTGCCTCTGCGATATGAGTGCAGCACTTAATTTAAGCCcttcacatgaaaaatgatgataattgGAGAAACAAACTGGGACCAAAGCAAACTTGCTGCCAGTAAAAATACACCAGATgtcatttaataatattttgaaagcAAACTTTAGGTTTGTCTCTACGTAATTTACTTTCTCATTTGACTTTCCCACTGAGTTTTGTAATTCAGCTGCCGAGTTAGTGAATATGCTGACGCCATCTTGCGGTCACAGTGAGCAACTACAACATAATAAGACTTCCGGTTAACACATTCaaaataagtttgtttgttttgtttttttttttgaatttcattggTAAAGGTGTTATGAAGAATAACCACATAAATACAACACTGGTTAAAGGGtagataaaacataaaaaacaacaataattataataaataaatactaaaaataaaataaacacaaaataaaaaaaagacaattatatTATCTGTCTTGATAGGTTGAGGTATTGTGTCGGTAGATTGCTGAATGGTTTGAACGCAGTATTCGAAATTGTGAAATTTttgccaaaatgacaaaaagatttatttataaaaaagtACCTTTTTAGTTTTGCGCTACACACATCATAAAAGCCAAAGAAGCACGTGTTTATCAAGTGTAGGGCTTTTTCACCATCAATTACAGCAGTTGGAATCATGTCCActtattcatttcaaataatgtTATGTTGGATAATGTGCAAACGAAATATCAGAATAATTCATTAAAATACCTTAATTTAAAAGTTGGTTTGCCAAAAAGTTTTACTGCTAAACCAATTCGGCGGATGAGATTAGTACACGCAGGTGTAGTTACGCACTGTGACCACAGGGAGGGCGGTGTTTACGCATCGTTATTCTACTCGTCAAGCCAGGCAGAAAGTTGTACTTCCGGTAGTGACGttcaaaataagatttttaaGCCAGAGGGGCGGGTGTTCTGTGACTATACGCATGCGATGGGCGTTGACGCGGTGAAACATCTTGCCGAAGTATTGCTTCTTTGACGGGAGGAGACGTTACCCTCTATGTGACCTGGACGTAATAGCCGCGGTGCATCGCGCGCGACTGGGACCTGCTGTCCTGAGAGTGTTGGGCTGAGCTTGTCCGGGTCCGAGTCCTCCCGCGTTAGTCGTATTTATGACGGATTGTTGTTCTACTTTGAGGTAAGCGCTTGTCCACCCGTGTCCAAGCCGCAGCGCTGAGCCTCGGCACGAAAGCAAGCAGCCGCTCTGTTGTTTTTCCCTTATGTCTCAAGGTCCCACTGCTTGTCCTCTACATGCTGTGGCACGTTATCTGCTCTCTATACTATTCCATACCTGTTTCTGTTAATATTATATCATAGTATAGTCCCGGTAATTAGATCATTTGACTAGATATCGATGTCTTCGCAACATTGGGGTCAACTACAGTATCCAAAACGTTGCCCATCAAAGATGACGTGCCACTAACTTCTGCTCCGACTCTTAAAAAAGCATGAGAATAAATGAAATTGGTCATATTTTGTGTCAGGCGCACAGCTACGGGGGCTCACGAGGCACCACGAGTTCGCCTGTAAGCCAGGTCCAGAAACCTACTTTTTAGATTTGATCTCAAAACAGATCCAAGAATCATCGTCCAGAATTCGCAGCATCCGATTTTCATACTTTCATGTCTGCAGCAAAACGAATTGCATTTCTGTGTAAACATGTACAGCATGACGGCGGCTGAAAGTAGCTACACCCATTCACTCAACTTAACGCAGGTCCAGTTTTGAAATACCTGTACTTTACCTGAATGTGTGCATTTTCTTCTCCAGTACATTTCTCAAGGCCCAAATCTTAAACGCTTTACTCAGCTGCATGCACCTGACAGCTGTTTTTTCATTGCAGATTTAGATTGTGTGATCactttataaaatgtgatgctttGTGATTGACTGATCTatccagcagtatataaagcagTGCACATCAGCACTATATTGACCTGCTATGATAGGCAATGATAATCCAATAACATAACATGTACATAATAATACAATGCTGGAAGGGGCCATTATGCATTATGACTACATTTGGTTGCTAATATCTCTGACTTTTAATATAGTAGAAactttaaatgcaggacttcaACTTGTAAAGCGCTACTTTTAAGCTTTcgctacttttacttaggtagaGGATCAgaatactttttccaccactgatgtaTGATACtggaaaaaatcagaaaatcgTTTTAGTGAACTTAAtcacatgaaaactgaactACCATTCTGGTTTTTGTCATCCACCGCACCGGAATAGTTCAGGGTTTCACCACTTAATAAAAGCTTTAGTTTAATGGAACCAACAGTGCAACACAaaggattcatttttttttttttttttttcccccgtctGCAGTGCTAACGGGAACCTGAGGTCGGGGAGACATGGTGGGCTATGACCCCGGGGCTCAGGGTGCAGCTCTCAGCCCGGAGCAGGCAGCCCTGGCTGGGTCATCCGCTGGGATGGTCACTCGAGCCCTCGTCAGCCCGTTCGACGTCCTCAAAATCAGATTTCAGGTAATGATGTAGCGGTGCACCTGCTCGCTGTGCAGCAGCTGGGACTGACTGCTGCGTGCAGGGAGCTCGGTGAGGATTCATGCTGACTTTGAACATGTTTGAATCAAAGCAAAACACTGTAACTTGGATGGACaaggaaaatgtcaaaacttCGACGAAATAGagtcaaatactgtaaattatatTTCATGTTCAGATATGGGAAATAGTCTTCTATATCAACCAATTTTTATTCCAAGCCTCACATTAAGTTATATTATAGTTCTAAAGCACATCTGTCGTCAGTGGTCGATTGGTTTGGCATCCGTGCGCTAAATGTCTCATCTTAGCAACCGAATAATCATCAGAAGTTGTGTCAGAAATGATGGCAACCAGATATGCCGTTAATGGTGTTTgcattgcatttatttgactgttTATCCGAGTTTATGTTTACGCTGACTTGTCAGAATACCTTTGCACTAAAACCTTGAGGAACCTGGTAGAGGTACACAAGTAGTAACAGTCTACTTTACTACTAGTTTTCTTTGCAGGAGCGATTGATTGATTGCGTCGACAAGCCTGCGTGTTCATCAGtatttctgcccccccccaacagcTGCAGATTGAGCGAGTGTCTTCACAGAAGCCGGAGGGGAAGTACTGGGGTTTATTTCAGGCAGCGCGCTGCATTCATTCCGAGGAGGGGCTCTCTGCTTTCTGGAAGGGCCACATCCCGGCACAGCTCCTGTCCATCTGCTTCGGGGCTGTCCAGGTAGTGCctgcgcgcgcacacaaacaaacgtcTCAGAGCGCTCCTGAAAACACGAACGGCCGTATTTGCaagatttgtgtgtgcatgtgcgttgCAGTTTGCCAGTTTTGAGTGTCTGACCGAGGCGGTCCACGTGTCGACAGCGTATGACAGCCAGAGAGCAGGAGTTCACTTTGTATGCGGTGGCCTGGCTGCCTGCACTGCTACAGTGGCCTGCCAGCCCCTGGACACGCTGCGGACACGCTTTGCAGCTCAGGGAGAACCCAAGGTAGGACACGCCACCCATGATGTACTGTAGCTGTCAGAAAGTTTTCCATAGTAGCGAAGATTTTACTATGGTAActcacagtcacagttttttttcctgattaatttgatgaattgatttttattgaggggaaaaaaaaaaaacagccggCCCTCTGTTCAGTTCTTTATGGGCACTGTGAATTTAGCAGGggataagaaaacaaaagttgagCAATTCTGCATTGTCTTTTAAGCTTTTGGCTCCCCCTTCCCAAAGTTGGAAACTCGGGAGGTCAGTGGAAATCAAACTAGTGAAGACGAGTATCACAATCCTTCTGTGCACCAAATGAAAGCGAGTAAAGGAAATGTCGCGtggtccatttttttctttgctggaCTCAACTACCCACAGACGgagatattcattttttttttttttctagataaTTATTTGGGCCTATGTTTAGCCTTTGTTGACAGCAGATAGTAGAGATGGAAAACACTGAGGGGGGATGTATACAACTTAGGCCACTACACCAACATGGCACCCTGTAGTTTAACTATCTACCTATCTCAGTCCTATTCAgcaaaactttaaataaacttaaatgaatgaatcctTTTTAACTGGTTTATCCATCCTTCTATTTTATGCTGCTTACCTGTGTCCCGGTAGCAtgaattgaattaattattgttatttactgCTGGGATGTACTgggaaaaaaacctgaaaaattgtGATCACTAGTACCAGAATGTACCAGAATACCCTGTATTATGCTTCATTTCCCTTCTCAGGTGTACAGGAACCTGCGACATGCCGTGTCTAGCATGTGCCGCTCCGAGGGAGTACTGACTTTTTATCGTGGACTGTCTCCAACACTCATGGCGGTGTTTCCGTACGCTGGGCTGCAGTTCTTCTTCTACAATGTCTTTAAAAAGCTGTTGGCTCCACCGCCCAAAGCTGGAAACTCGGGGGGTCAGTGGAGCTCAAACGTTTGGTCCTGCGCGTTAGAGCGCACGTGTGCAGTATTTGCAGTTCCAAGtgctgtaacttttttttttttttttttttttccccccctcttcAAGGAAACCTGAGAAGCCTGGTCTGTGGCAGTGGAGCTGGAATGATCAGCAAAACAATCACATACCCCTTTGACCTCTTCAAGAAGAGACTGCAGGTGGGGGGCTTCGAGGCAGCCAGACTTCGCTTTGGACAGGTAAGCTCTTCTACAACATGTTTCGCGTCTTTGGAGCACACATTTTGGGTCTGGtgtctaattattattatctttgtGTCTGATGTGCAGGTGCGGAGTTATAGCGGCCTGGTGGACTGCATGGTTCAAATAGCCAAAGAGGAGGGCGCCCGTGGCTTCTTCAAAGGCCTCTCACCCAGCCTCGTGAAGGCCGCACTGTCCACCGGCTTCACCTTTTTTTGGTATGAATTTTTCCTCAATGCCATGCGTAAcctgaaggagagaggaagagaataaAAGACCTCACCAAAGACCTAGAGGAAAGATgatgaaaggaaaaagtaaGGATGGCATAAATACGCACATCAGAAATACACTTATGCCTTGTTCTTTGCACTTAACAAATCGGTCAACTGGGTTGATGTTTGGTGgtggttttattgtgtttacatATAAGGATGGGAAAACACAACCtcattttacttgtttttgtgcTGTCATTAGACCTTGTGTTGTACTTgcattgcatttaaaaaaaaaagtatttaatatGTTAtcctggggttttttttatggatgGTTGCTTGCTCTTCAAAGACACAATAATtgtcataactttttttttttttttgttcatactgaattttgcacattttaagcTCTGACTTACATTAACAAGTCACAACTTTGCCGTCGTTGACTCATTTTCATGACGTTCAGTCATTAATTTGGAAAAGAGCATTCAGCAAAAAAtgctttggggttgtgtggTGGTATtgtgcaaagagaaaaacatgaacacataaTATATTGACTATATTATGTATCCTGGTGGACAAAACAGTATTCTCTTGGGTAAAGACCAAATGCACTGCTGATTAAGAGTTCAACTCTTAAGAGGGATAGCATTTGTGCCGACATGTCTGTCCATTACTGTAACTTGAGGtcattatttgtaaaataaaagtttaaagtttttgaAAGACTGAGTTGTGCGTTGTCCGTTGACAAGAGGCTACATGAATATTTGTGCCGCCATGTgtgaaaaattgtgttttttaaaaca from Xiphias gladius isolate SHS-SW01 ecotype Sanya breed wild chromosome 3, ASM1685928v1, whole genome shotgun sequence encodes:
- the mif4gdb gene encoding MIF4G domain-containing protein B, producing MENSTEDYRIQSFDQDTQVLLKTALKDPGAVNLEKVSNIIVDQSLKDQVFSKEAGRICYTIVQAEAKQSNGNVFRRNLLNRLQQEFKGREETRGRSLQEWVCYVTFICNIFDYLKVNDMPMVALVHPVYDCLMRLAQPDALMNEEEVDCLVLQLHRIGEQLEKVNGQRMDELFFLLRDGFLLQEGLTSMARLLLLEILEFRAGGWMLSSTAHKYYYSEIAD
- the slc25a19 gene encoding mitochondrial thiamine pyrophosphate carrier, encoding MVGYDPGAQGAALSPEQAALAGSSAGMVTRALVSPFDVLKIRFQLQIERVSSQKPEGKYWGLFQAARCIHSEEGLSAFWKGHIPAQLLSICFGAVQFASFECLTEAVHVSTAYDSQRAGVHFVCGGLAACTATVACQPLDTLRTRFAAQGEPKVYRNLRHAVSSMCRSEGVLTFYRGLSPTLMAVFPYAGLQFFFYNVFKKLLAPPPKAGNSGGNLRSLVCGSGAGMISKTITYPFDLFKKRLQVGGFEAARLRFGQVRSYSGLVDCMVQIAKEEGARGFFKGLSPSLVKAALSTGFTFFWYEFFLNAMRNLKERGRE